A section of the Solitalea canadensis DSM 3403 genome encodes:
- a CDS encoding LamG-like jellyroll fold domain-containing protein: protein MKLSQLYTNRWMLCLALAATTLSSCKKDDNPNGLPEVSPEDYVGKVDGYGSSDEVYEKNLVAYWSFDDTKNEKISGIAPTSSANDALVPNGVRGKALSLNAGWIYYGSQFANFKTEALKSFTVSAWVQVLNNGSKKTLPFTISRPGIYQGNVNLVLETNSKPATDLDNLIVKAVYTDLNGNTQDNLNAPWLSSYKSPKLGADKWTHLVITYDAAANNIQIWADGVKIGTTDYQNRGTNYFKSWEQNEVIIGSNYNSIPGKEVNANTEFAPMTGKIDEIRVYNAVVDDAHIKTLFNLGVANK, encoded by the coding sequence ATGAAATTATCACAATTATATACAAACAGATGGATGCTATGTTTAGCATTGGCTGCAACAACTTTGTCATCATGTAAAAAAGATGATAATCCTAATGGATTACCTGAGGTTTCACCGGAGGATTATGTAGGTAAGGTTGATGGATATGGCAGCTCCGATGAGGTGTATGAGAAAAACCTGGTGGCTTACTGGAGCTTTGATGATACAAAAAATGAAAAAATAAGTGGTATTGCACCAACCTCCTCTGCCAATGATGCACTTGTTCCTAACGGTGTAAGAGGAAAAGCCTTGAGTCTTAATGCTGGTTGGATATATTATGGCTCCCAGTTTGCAAATTTTAAAACGGAAGCATTAAAAAGCTTTACCGTAAGTGCATGGGTACAGGTGTTGAACAATGGCTCAAAAAAAACCTTACCATTTACCATATCAAGACCGGGTATTTATCAGGGTAATGTAAACCTTGTTCTTGAAACTAACTCCAAACCGGCAACTGATTTGGATAATTTAATAGTTAAGGCAGTTTATACTGATTTGAATGGTAATACGCAAGATAACCTTAATGCTCCTTGGCTGAGTTCGTATAAATCACCAAAACTGGGAGCTGACAAATGGACACATTTGGTGATCACCTATGATGCCGCCGCCAATAATATCCAAATTTGGGCTGATGGAGTTAAAATAGGTACTACTGATTATCAAAACAGGGGAACTAACTATTTTAAATCATGGGAACAAAATGAAGTAATTATAGGTTCCAATTACAACAGTATACCAGGCAAAGAGGTAAATGCAAATACTGAATTTGCCCCAATGACTGGTAAAATTGATGAAATAAGAGTCTATAATGCAGTGGTAGATGATGCTCATATCAAAACCCTCTTTAACTTGGGTGTTGCTAATAAATAA
- a CDS encoding GNAT family N-acetyltransferase: MDYKIKKASLLDLNETAELFNLYRIFYRQESDVKRGKAFLKDRFQNNESDIFLAIVDGKAVGFVQLYKLFHYTKLQKQWLLSDLFVHPDYRGNGLSVALIDRSKQWCEETDACGLMLETEKTNDVGNQLYPRCGFEYDGLHNYYHWWKK; this comes from the coding sequence ATGGATTACAAAATCAAAAAAGCGAGCTTGTTGGATCTGAATGAAACCGCCGAACTATTCAACCTTTATCGAATTTTCTATCGCCAGGAATCGGATGTAAAGCGGGGAAAAGCATTTTTGAAGGACAGGTTTCAGAACAATGAGTCGGATATTTTTCTGGCAATAGTTGATGGAAAAGCGGTTGGGTTTGTTCAATTGTACAAATTATTTCACTACACCAAACTACAGAAACAATGGCTACTCAGTGATTTGTTTGTGCACCCTGATTACAGAGGCAATGGACTTTCAGTTGCTTTAATTGATCGTAGCAAACAATGGTGCGAAGAAACTGATGCCTGTGGATTAATGTTGGAAACTGAGAAAACGAATGATGTGGGTAATCAATTATATCCGCGCTGCGGTTTTGAATACGATGGTTTACACAATTATTACCATTGGTGGAAAAAATAA
- a CDS encoding AAA family ATPase, translating to MDIYELTITDREKVALDDVFFSEENKAALLQVIKEHHYQEELKKYNLQVDNKILLHGYSGCGKTTTAKAIATALNKNIIIVDLSSLVSARIGETSKNIKAIFETAARQRAVLFLDEFDQIGKMRGDDDNKDVGEMRRLVNTIIQQIDYFSNSSLLICATNHYDILDTALLRRFQLRLKFEMPNKDELDAYYDKLFEPFPIHLQSIPRKYGISYAETKDYIHTTLKRKIIQDLESRVVVEN from the coding sequence ATGGATATATACGAATTAACCATAACCGACAGAGAAAAAGTAGCACTGGATGATGTGTTTTTCAGTGAAGAAAACAAGGCAGCTTTATTACAAGTAATTAAAGAGCATCATTACCAGGAAGAGTTGAAGAAGTATAATCTTCAAGTAGATAATAAGATTCTGTTGCACGGTTATTCAGGTTGTGGTAAAACGACAACGGCAAAAGCTATAGCCACAGCTTTAAATAAAAACATCATCATTGTTGATTTAAGTTCATTGGTAAGTGCACGAATTGGTGAAACGTCAAAAAATATTAAAGCCATTTTTGAAACAGCAGCAAGACAAAGAGCAGTATTGTTTTTAGACGAGTTTGACCAGATTGGGAAAATGAGAGGTGACGATGATAATAAGGATGTAGGTGAGATGAGACGTTTGGTAAATACAATAATTCAACAGATTGATTATTTCTCTAACAGTAGCTTGCTGATTTGTGCCACTAATCATTATGACATTCTAGACACGGCTTTATTGCGTAGATTTCAGTTGCGATTAAAATTTGAAATGCCCAATAAGGACGAATTGGATGCCTATTACGATAAACTTTTTGAGCCATTCCCAATTCATTTGCAAAGTATACCCCGAAAATACGGTATCTCTTATGCCGAAACCAAAGATTACATACATACAACGTTGAAAAGGAAGATTATTCAAGACTTGGAAAGTAGGGTTGTGGTTGAAAACTGA
- the bglX gene encoding beta-glucosidase BglX: MKKALGLLVGLSCLASVSVAQQKKMQHTSGEMDAFVNDLMSKMTLEEKIGQLNLVTPGGGILTGAVVSQSVEKKIMNGSVGGMFGIIGPEKIRKAQELAVNKSRLKIPMIFGSDVIHGHKTTFPIPLGLAASWNIELIEKSAQIAAKEATADGLNWVFSPMVDVARDPRWGRIAEGSGEDPYLGSLIAKAMVKGYQGDNTYSSATNLMACVKHFALYGAAEAGRDYNSVDMSRQKMYEFYLPPYKAAVEAGVGSVMSSFNEVEGVPATGNQWLLTDLLRKQWGFNGMVVSDYTSVNEMMEHGMGNLQEVSALAIKAGLDMDMVGEGYLSTLQKSLQEGKVSETDINLACRRILEAKYKLGLFSDPYKFINEKRAATEILTTQSLSFSREAATRSFVLLKNEKQVLPLKKTGTIALIGPLADSKRNMLGTWAVSGNWKTSVSVKEGLMNAVGTHAKVLYAKGANISDDSAFARRVNTFGVEIDIDKRSSKELLDEALSIAQQSDVIIVAVGEAADMSGEAASRTDINIPESQKELLKALVQTGKPVVMVLFNGRPLTLSWENEHLNAILDVWAPGHQAGNAIADVLFGDYNPSGKITVTFPKNVGQVPMYYNHKNTGRPYDDRNRFTSKYLDMPDNAPMYPFGYGLSYTTFQYGDVTIDQDTIKPGETITAKVTITNTGNYDGVETVQLYIQDVIASVAPPVKTLKGFKQISLKKGESKVVEFVISEEDLRFYNANLEHVSEAGDFNLFIGPNSRDAKRLGFTLIKQSQLNP; the protein is encoded by the coding sequence ATGAAAAAAGCTTTAGGATTACTGGTTGGGTTGAGTTGCCTTGCATCGGTTTCGGTAGCTCAACAAAAAAAGATGCAGCATACATCTGGGGAGATGGATGCTTTTGTAAATGACCTAATGTCGAAAATGACATTGGAAGAAAAAATTGGACAGCTTAATCTGGTAACACCAGGTGGCGGTATTTTAACAGGCGCTGTTGTTAGCCAGAGTGTTGAGAAGAAGATTATGAATGGGAGTGTAGGCGGCATGTTTGGCATTATTGGTCCCGAGAAAATCCGGAAAGCCCAGGAGTTAGCGGTGAATAAATCGCGCTTAAAAATTCCAATGATTTTTGGTTCTGATGTTATCCATGGACACAAAACTACGTTTCCGATTCCTTTGGGGTTGGCAGCTTCCTGGAATATTGAATTGATTGAAAAAAGTGCACAGATTGCAGCTAAGGAGGCCACTGCAGATGGCTTAAACTGGGTTTTTTCACCAATGGTGGATGTTGCCAGAGATCCTCGCTGGGGGCGTATTGCCGAAGGTTCGGGGGAGGATCCTTACCTGGGTTCATTGATTGCAAAGGCCATGGTAAAGGGGTATCAAGGTGATAATACCTACTCATCGGCTACAAATTTGATGGCTTGTGTTAAGCATTTTGCATTGTATGGTGCAGCAGAAGCAGGTAGAGATTACAATAGTGTTGATATGAGCCGCCAAAAAATGTATGAGTTCTATTTGCCTCCATACAAAGCGGCAGTTGAAGCAGGGGTAGGTAGCGTAATGTCGTCATTTAATGAGGTTGAAGGTGTTCCGGCAACCGGAAACCAATGGTTGTTAACCGATCTTTTGCGTAAACAATGGGGGTTTAACGGTATGGTAGTTTCCGATTATACGTCTGTAAATGAAATGATGGAGCATGGTATGGGAAATTTGCAGGAGGTGTCGGCCTTGGCCATAAAAGCAGGTTTAGATATGGATATGGTTGGTGAAGGGTATTTATCTACTTTGCAAAAATCATTACAGGAAGGTAAAGTATCGGAGACCGATATCAACTTGGCTTGTCGTCGGATTTTGGAAGCCAAGTATAAATTAGGTTTATTTTCTGATCCGTATAAATTCATTAACGAAAAACGGGCAGCCACAGAAATTTTAACTACACAATCGCTCAGTTTTTCTCGTGAGGCTGCTACACGTTCTTTTGTATTATTGAAAAATGAAAAACAGGTTTTGCCGCTGAAAAAAACAGGAACTATCGCATTGATTGGCCCTTTAGCTGATAGTAAGCGCAATATGCTAGGCACCTGGGCTGTATCCGGAAACTGGAAAACATCGGTTTCTGTAAAGGAGGGATTGATGAATGCAGTAGGTACTCATGCAAAGGTTTTGTATGCAAAGGGGGCAAACATTAGTGATGACAGTGCTTTTGCTCGTCGGGTTAATACCTTTGGCGTTGAGATAGATATTGATAAACGCTCATCAAAAGAGTTGCTGGATGAAGCATTATCCATCGCACAACAGTCTGATGTTATTATTGTAGCTGTTGGAGAAGCTGCAGATATGAGTGGTGAAGCTGCCAGCCGAACCGATATAAATATTCCTGAAAGTCAAAAAGAACTGTTAAAAGCACTCGTACAAACAGGAAAGCCGGTGGTGATGGTGTTGTTTAACGGTCGTCCTTTAACATTATCATGGGAAAATGAACATTTGAACGCCATTTTGGATGTATGGGCACCCGGACATCAGGCTGGAAATGCAATTGCTGATGTGTTGTTTGGAGACTATAATCCGTCTGGCAAAATAACGGTAACGTTTCCTAAAAATGTCGGACAAGTTCCGATGTATTACAATCATAAAAATACCGGACGCCCGTATGACGACCGCAATCGTTTTACGTCAAAGTATTTGGATATGCCCGATAATGCACCAATGTATCCTTTTGGATATGGTTTAAGTTACACCACCTTTCAGTACGGTGATGTAACAATTGATCAAGACACCATAAAGCCCGGTGAAACAATAACAGCGAAAGTAACTATTACAAATACAGGAAATTATGATGGTGTTGAAACGGTCCAATTGTATATTCAGGATGTTATTGCCTCGGTAGCTCCTCCGGTAAAAACTCTTAAGGGTTTTAAACAGATCAGTTTGAAGAAGGGAGAAAGTAAAGTGGTTGAGTTCGTGATTTCAGAGGAAGATCTGCGGTTCTATAATGCCAATCTGGAGCATGTTTCGGAAGCAGGCGATTTTAATTTGTTTATAGGACCTAATTCAAGAGATGCGAAAAGATTAGGATTCACCTTGATCAAGCAAAGTCAATTGAATCCATAG
- the pdxR gene encoding MocR-like pyridoxine biosynthesis transcription factor PdxR, which produces MFPFDTLISINKANNTPIYRQITIAIINAISNGVLKPGTILPGTRELSKLLGVHRKTVIAAYEELNSQDWITIIPQKHAFVAENIPHLKPKKWNKNTPPPSYNNPFPIRFKTVENIVKKEHDHPIPQLVIDDGRPDIRISPIDSLLKTYRTLTSRKHTSNKAEQEASQGTINLRQELVRYLSETRGLTISVDNLLITHGAQMSIYVAAHLLSDPKTTVLVGKPNYTMANKIFEQLGVNLIEVSVDENGLNMDEVEAICTQKKIGLIYIIPHHHYPTTVTLSSERRIKLLELSKQFSFAIIEDDYDYDYHYASSPYLPLASGNHHGNVIYVGSFSKVLDPSVRIGFMVAPANFIEQATLFRKTVDVGGDSYMQDALAALIKDGELKRHLKKARKIYHQRRDFLDHLLKEKLSDYITYTLPPGGMAIWLKLNKNSEVTKLYELTRRDRLLISNINEKQNALRFGFASLNEKELTEAVEIIEKCLKLITAD; this is translated from the coding sequence ATGTTTCCGTTTGACACACTTATTTCCATTAATAAAGCCAACAACACTCCGATTTACAGGCAAATTACTATTGCAATCATCAATGCAATCAGTAATGGAGTCTTAAAACCCGGAACAATTTTACCAGGAACACGTGAGTTATCGAAACTATTAGGTGTACACCGGAAAACGGTAATTGCTGCCTATGAAGAACTAAATTCACAAGACTGGATTACCATCATCCCTCAAAAACATGCCTTTGTAGCTGAGAACATTCCGCATCTAAAGCCAAAAAAATGGAATAAAAACACTCCTCCACCGAGCTATAACAACCCATTTCCCATTCGTTTTAAAACAGTAGAAAACATTGTAAAAAAAGAGCATGATCATCCTATTCCTCAACTCGTTATTGATGATGGCCGACCAGATATCAGGATTTCACCCATTGATTCATTGCTAAAAACCTACCGTACACTTACATCCCGTAAACACACCTCCAACAAGGCAGAACAAGAAGCTAGTCAAGGTACGATCAACTTGCGGCAAGAATTGGTCAGATACTTGTCAGAAACCAGGGGATTAACTATTTCAGTTGATAATTTATTGATTACCCATGGTGCACAAATGAGTATTTATGTAGCTGCTCATCTTCTATCTGATCCCAAAACCACCGTACTTGTTGGCAAACCGAACTACACAATGGCCAATAAGATTTTTGAGCAATTGGGAGTTAACCTAATAGAGGTGAGTGTGGATGAAAACGGATTGAATATGGACGAAGTGGAGGCCATTTGCACCCAGAAGAAAATCGGTTTAATATATATCATTCCCCATCATCATTATCCTACCACCGTTACTTTGAGTTCGGAAAGAAGAATAAAATTACTGGAACTCTCTAAGCAGTTTTCATTTGCCATTATTGAAGATGATTACGATTACGATTATCACTATGCCTCATCACCTTACCTGCCTTTAGCAAGCGGCAATCACCATGGGAATGTTATTTATGTGGGCTCGTTTTCAAAAGTATTAGACCCCTCTGTACGAATTGGTTTTATGGTGGCTCCTGCCAATTTTATTGAACAAGCCACACTGTTTAGAAAGACGGTTGATGTTGGCGGAGACAGCTATATGCAAGATGCATTGGCGGCATTAATTAAAGATGGGGAACTAAAACGGCATCTAAAAAAAGCGCGAAAAATTTATCACCAACGCAGAGATTTTTTAGACCATTTATTAAAGGAAAAACTAAGCGACTACATTACCTACACCCTGCCACCAGGAGGAATGGCAATTTGGCTGAAACTCAATAAAAATAGTGAGGTTACCAAACTTTACGAATTAACACGAAGGGACCGTCTACTGATTTCTAATATTAATGAAAAACAAAATGCTTTGCGATTCGGATTTGCTTCATTAAACGAAAAAGAATTGACTGAAGCTGTTGAGATTATAGAAAAGTGCTTAAAATTAATCACTGCCGACTAA
- a CDS encoding YggS family pyridoxal phosphate-dependent enzyme: MKEAIVANLELVHLRIKNACKQAGRDTNDVQLLLATKTVPAEKIRIAIEAGEKLIGENKVQEFSAKDEGLTGLNIERHFIGHLQTNKIKEVLKFASCIQSLDRLKVAQELDRRLQVEGRSTEVFVQVNTSYEQSKFGILPDEAVAFIRTIKNYDTLTIRGLMTIGLLDVEKERMRPSLILLRETRDKILHEGIEGIENLKLSMGMSQDLEMAITEGTNLVRVGTAIFGNRFLGKEIWNENIAE; the protein is encoded by the coding sequence ATGAAAGAAGCAATAGTAGCCAATCTGGAATTGGTTCACCTCCGAATTAAAAATGCATGTAAGCAAGCTGGAAGGGATACAAATGATGTACAGCTGCTATTGGCAACCAAAACGGTTCCTGCGGAAAAAATAAGAATTGCCATTGAAGCAGGTGAAAAACTCATTGGCGAAAATAAAGTTCAGGAATTCAGCGCCAAAGATGAGGGCTTGACAGGATTGAATATCGAGCGGCATTTTATTGGGCATTTGCAGACAAATAAAATAAAAGAGGTATTGAAATTTGCATCCTGTATTCAATCGTTGGATAGGCTGAAGGTAGCTCAGGAATTGGATAGACGTCTGCAGGTTGAGGGGAGAAGTACAGAGGTGTTTGTGCAGGTCAATACTTCTTACGAGCAAAGTAAATTTGGAATCCTGCCTGATGAGGCTGTTGCTTTTATTCGGACAATCAAGAATTATGATACCTTAACTATCCGGGGACTAATGACTATTGGATTGCTAGATGTAGAAAAGGAAAGAATGCGCCCTTCGCTAATTTTATTGCGGGAAACAAGGGATAAGATTCTCCACGAAGGTATAGAAGGAATAGAAAATCTAAAACTTTCCATGGGTATGTCACAAGATCTTGAAATGGCCATTACCGAAGGAACTAACCTTGTTCGCGTTGGAACTGCTATCTTTGGCAACCGATTTTTGGGAAAAGAGATTTGGAATGAAAATATAGCTGAGTAA